The Egibacteraceae bacterium nucleotide sequence CGTGAAGAACGGTGACAAGATCCTGCGCGAGGCCGCGAAGCGCTGCGCGCCCCTGCAGGCAGCGATCGACACCTGGGGAGACATCTCCTTCGACTACCAGTCCACCGACACCCCCGACGTCGTCGAGACCCCGACGTCCGCCTAGCGCCGACGTCCCCTAGAGCCAAGGAGCCGACATGCACATCACCCAGGGAACCTTCTCCTACCTGCCGGAGTTCACCGACGAGGAGATCTCCAAGCAGATCCAGTACGCCATCGACCAGGGCTGGGCCGTCGCGGTGGAGTTCACCGACGACCCGCACCCCCGCAACTTCCTGTGGGACATGTGGGGCCTGCCGATGTTCGAGATCGAGGATGCGTCCGCCGGCCTCTACGAGATCAAGGAGTGCCGCAAGGCCTACCCGAACCACTACATCCGGGCCACGTTCTACGACGCCACCCTCGGCCGCCAGACCACCGCGCTGCAGTTCATCGTGAACCGCCCGCCGGAGGAGCCCGGGTTCCGCCTGGAGCGCCAGGAGGACCGCGACCGGGTGATCCGCTACACGCTGCACTCCTACGCGACCGAGCGTCCGAAGGGCGAGCGCTACAGCAACGGCAGCGGGAGCTAGGAGCGTCCATGGTCAGCAAGAACCAGGCCGAGAACAAGGACTCGGACAGCCGAGCCGGGTTTGGCATGAGCCAATCCCGCTCGGGGGCCCCGCCCGGGCAGGACCCCGAGGACACCGTCGAGACCCTCGGCGACGACGAGCTCGTCGATCTCCAGGCCGAGCTCAAGGAGTCGAACACCGACGAGGTCCTGGAGCGGCTCGACCGCGAGCTCGTCGGCCTGGTGCCGATCAAGACGCGCATCCGCGAGATCGCTGCGCTGCTGCTCGTTGACCGCCTGCGCAACCGCTACGGGCTGGCCTCGACGCGGCCGTCGCTGCACATGTCGTTCACCGGCAGCCCCGGCACGGGCAAGACCACCGTGGCGATGCGGATGGCCGAGCTGCTGCACCGCCTGGGCTACATCCGCAAGGGTCACCTGGTCAGCGTCACCCGCGACGACCTCGTCGGCCAGTACGTCGGCCACACCGCGCCCAAGACCAAGGAGGTCGTCAAGCGCGCGATGGGCGGGGTGCTGTTCATCGACGAGGCGTACTACCTGTACCGCGAGGACAACGAGCGCGACTACGGGCAGGAGACCATCGAGATCCTCCTGCAGATGATGGAGAACGAGCGCGAGGACCTCGTGGTCATCCTCGCCGGGTACAAGGACCGGATGGACTCGTTCTTCCAGTCCAACCCCGGCATGGGCTCGCGCATCGCCCACCACCTGGACTTCCCCGACTACGACATCGACGAGCTGCTGGCCATCGGCGACCTGATCCTCGAGCAGGAGAACTACGAGCTGACCGACGAGGCACGCACGCTCTTCCACGAGTACCTCGAGCGCCGCAAGGGCCAACCCCGCTTCGCCAACGCGCGCAGCGTGCGCAACGCGCTGGAGCGGGCGAGGCTGCGCCAGGCCAGTCGTCTGCTGTCGTCGACCAGCGAGAAGGTCGGCAAGGACGACCTGGTGCGCATCCTGCCCGAGGACATCGCGAGCAGCCGGGTCTTCAACGAGTCCGACGAGGTGGGTGAGGCCGGGGAGGCCACCACCGACGACGCCGACGCCGACCAGGCCGACGCGAGCTGAGCCGGGCGCCCACGGCCTACCATGTGACGATGGAGGTCTGGCGGGCGCGGCGGTGGTCGGCCGACGCGGGGGTCGCATGAGACGCGGGGCGCTCGCCGCGCTGGTGGTGCTCGGCATGGTGGCCTGCGGGACCGGTGAGCGACCGCAGACCCCCCAGCCCCGCGAGGGTCGTGCCGGTCTGCAGCTGTCCGGCACGGTGGCGGGGTCGCAAGTCGCCGTCAGCGACGGCTCGCCCGACCTGACCCTGGGCGACTGCGAGATCGCCGGTGGCTCCGCACGTGACCTCTGTGCGAAGTCCCGCGACCTGCGGGGCGGTCCGGTGGTGCTGGCAGTCCGCAACCCCGGGGTGCTGGTGGCGGGCGAGACGCTGCCCGTCGGGGCTCCGGGCTGCACGGGCCAGGGGTGCGACGCGGTCACGGACGTCGCGGTGGTCGACGTGCTGCTGGGGGAGGACGGCCCGCGCCGGGCCACGAGTGGGGTGCTGGCGCTCACCGCGGTCCAGGAGGGACGCCGCTACGCGGGTCGCCTGCGCATCGAGCTGCCCGACGGCATGCTGTCCGGCCACTTCGACCTGGTCCCGCGGCCGCGGTGACGCGGGCGACCTGCCGCAGCTGCGCTCGTCACCGGATGGCACCGTCGTCCGGCTGCACACCAGGCTCTCCTGAGCCCCTCACCGGCGCACGTCGTCCAAGCTCGGGACCTGTTCGTGCAGGGACGTGAGATCGGCCTCGGAGCGGCTGGCCAGCGAGACGCCGATGGCCACCACGGTCGAGGCCAGCAGCGCTCCGAGGAAGGGCTGCAGGGTCGGCACGGCGTCGGGGAAGGTGGCGAGCCGCAGACCGTCGAGCAGCGCGCCCTGGGACGCCAGCCCCGGGGCCACCGCGCCCACGAGGCCGGCCACGCCGCCGGCCAGGGCCGCTGCGGGTGTGGCTCGCCGCCAGAGGCCGAGCAGCGCCGGCACCACCGCGGTGGCGCACAGCAGGTCGGCGATCAGGAACAGCCGCAGCACGGAGTAGTTCTGCAGCGCGACGACCACCGCAGGGATCATCACCACGACGGTGACCAGGCGCGCGCCCCGCAGCGACAGCGAGGGGCGCTCGGCGGCCACCAGGGCGGCGAGGCCGTTCTCCAGCGTGTCCACCGACGAGGCCACCAGGGACACCCCGAGCACCAGCACCACGAGCGCCACCCAGGCCGGCAGGCCGGCCAGCAGCGCGAAGAACGGCACGGGGGGGTCCCCGAGGGCCACCCCGGCTCCGGCGGCAAGGATGCCGAGCGCGCCCACCGCGACCATGACGGGCACGGTGAGGACCGCGCCGAGCACGGCGCCACGGCGCAGTGCCCCAGGATCCCGTGCGGACCACACGCGCTGCCAGTAGCCCTGGTGGAACAGGTTGGCGGCCGTCACGGCGAGCACCAGGGTGATCGCGGCCTCCACGCCGATGCGGTCGACGCCGAGCAGCCCGGACGTGGTCAGCGCGACACCGGGCGCGGGGACCGCGAAGACGATCGCGCCACCGGCCACCGCGAGGAGCCCGAGCATCAGCCAGGCCTGCCAGCAGTCGGTGCGCAGACTCGCCCGCAACCCGCCGTACGCGGTGTAGGCGAGCGTGACGCCGGCGACCGCCAGCACCGCGACGCGCGCGTCGGCGCCCGACAGGATGGCCGTGATCGCGCCGACGGCGGTCAGCTCCGCGGTCACGAACAAGGCCATGTAGGCCACGCTCACGCCGACGACGTAGCCGTGGAAGACGCGGCCGTAGCGCAGGCGCACGAACTCGGTGAGGCTGTGCCCGGCGGGCACGATCGCGCGCAGGCGCGGGCCCAGCAGGGCAAACCCCACAATGGGGGCGCACGCCCCGAGGGCGTAGCCGACCACGGCGACCAGGCCCACGAACGCCCCCACCTCGGGGGCGGCGAACAAGATCCACGCGCCCATCCCGGAGGCCAGGAACGACAGGCCGAGCGCCCCGGCACGCTGGCTGCCGCGCGCGACCATGTAGTCCTCGACGCTGCCCTGCGACCCCCGGGCGCGAACGCCCACCCAGGCGAACACCCCCAGCGCACAGACGACCGCGACCACAGCGAGCAGGGGTTCGACCACGACGCACTCCCTCCGCCGGCATTACCCGGTTCAGGTTCAGGGGTCTGCATCGGGCCGGTGGCCCACGCACTCTCAGCTTGGAAGCTCCCCCAGCGTGCGTGACACGATAGCGGAGTTCCGCGCGCTCGGCGACCGGCGGTGCTCCCCACGCGGGCCCAGCCCCGGTGGTGAGCCCCGGTGGTCAGCCCCGGTGGTCAGCCTCCGAGTGCCCGGCGAACCCGGTGGAGCAGGGAGCGTGTGGGGGCGTCACCGGCGTCCGCGGCGGGTGCCTCGACGGGGCCGGTCAGCGGCGTCGGCAGGTCCTCGGGCGGGCTGACCACGACCTGCAGGATCAGCGGGTCGGGCGCGTCGTTGCGCACGCCGTGGGCCACCCCAGCCGGGATCAGCACCGACTGGAGCGGCTCCAGGGTCACCTCCGCGTCGTCGGTGACGACCCAGGCGCGTCCGCCCACGACCGTGTAGATCACGTCGGCGGTGCGCAGCACCTGGGCCGCGATCACCTGCTGGGGTTCGAACCCGACCAGGTCGACGGCGACGACGTCGGTCGCGAAGACCCGCCGGCTGAGCGGCCCGGACTCCTGGAAGTCGACGTAGTCGCGCAGGTCGACCGCGGCGGGCTCGAACCCCGCGGGTCCATCGGAGGGTCCCATAGCCCGCGAGTCTAGTGCGGGCTCGGTGGTGGGCGGACGCCCCGGTAGACTCGCCCGCGGCGAGCGGGCCGGACCCGTCTCGGCCGCGACACGAGGACTTGCGCATGCCGACCTTCCAGTACACCCAGCAGTCGCCGACCGCGGTCCAGGCCGATGCGGTCGTGGTCTTCGCCGCGGCCGGTGACGGCCGGGCGATCCTCGGCGCGGATGCCGTAGCGCTGGCCCGCGAGCTCGACAGCGACCTCGACGTGTGGCTGGCGGGTGTGGCCTTCGACGGCGAGCTGGGGGCGGTCGCCCGTCTGCCCCTGCGCGACCGGGCGGGCGCGGGCGTGCTGATGGTCGTCGGGCTCGGCATCGCCGACGAGGTCACGGTCGACACCCTGCGCAAGGCCGCCGGGGTCGCTGTCCGCAACGCCGCGAAGGACTCGACGGTGGCGCTCGTGGCGCCCGGTGACTACACCGCCGGCGAGCAGGCGGCCGCGGTCGCGCAGGCCCTCACGGAGGGCGCGGCACTCGGCGCCTACGCCTTCACCGAGTACCGGTCGAAGAACCCCGACACCCCGTCGCTGGAGGCGGTGGTAGTGCTCGCCGGTGAGGGGGTGGACCCCGACGCCGTCGAGGCGGGCCTGGCGGTGGGCCAGGCCACAGCCGCCGGCGTCGTCCTCGCGCGCGACCTCGTCAACACCCCCCCGGGAGCCAAGCGCCCGCCGGCCCTGGCCGACCGCATCGCCGAGGTCGCCAAGGCCGCCGACCTGAAGGCGAAGATCTTCGACGGCAAGGCCCTCGCCAAGGGCGGGTTCGGGGGCATCATCGGCGTGGGGCAGGGTTCCAGCGAGCCGCCCCGTCTGGTCGAGCTGACCTACGACCCGGCTCGCTCCAAGGGTCACGTGGTCTTGGTCGGCAAGGGCATCACCTTCGACTCTGGGGGGTTGTCGCTCAAATCCAGCACGGCCATGAAGACGATGAAGATGGACATGAGCGGCGCCGCCGCCGTGGTCGGTGCCATGTCGGTGCTGGCCCGCCTGAAGGTCCGGACGAAGGTGACCGGCCTGGTGGCGCTGGCCGAGAACATGCCGTCGGGCGACGCCATCCGGGTCTCGGACGTGCTCACCCACTACAACGGCACGACCGTGGAGGTCATGAACACCGATGCCGAGGGGCGTCTGGTCCTCGCCGATGCGCTGGCCTACGGCGCCGAGCGTGAGCCCGACGCGATGATCGACGTCGCGACGCTGACCGGTGCGCAGGTCGTCGCGCTGGGCAACAAGATCGCCGCCATCATGGGCACCGACGAGGCGCTGGTGAGCGCGCTGCGCGACGCCGCCGAGCAGACCGGGGAGCAGCTGTGGCCGCTGCCGCTGCCGGCGGAGTACGCCGAGCAGCTCAAGAGCGACGTCGCCGACCTGCGCAACGTCGGCAAGGCCCGCGAGGCGGGGGCGATCGTCGCCGGGCTCTTCCTGAAGGAGTTCACGGCCGGTCAGCCGTGGGCGCACCTGGACATCGCCGGGCCGGCGTTCAGCGACGACGGCGACGCCTTCTTCACCTCCAAGGGCGGCACCGGGATGGCGGTCCGCACCCTGGTGCGCTACCTGCAAGACCTCACGTAGACACGAAGCGGCTGCGGCTCACCAGGACGCGGTGGTGCCGGCAGTGGGCCACCTCCGCCCCGTCGGAGGTGACCGAGATGGAGAACTCCAGACGCCGGCCGTGGACGCCCATCAGCACGGCCTCGGCCTGCACCGTCTGGCCGGCGTGGCTCGGCAGGAGGTGCTCCAGCTCGACCCAGGCGCCGACGCTCGTCTTGCCCTCGGGCAGGCACGTGCCGAGCGCCTGCACGGCAGCCTGCTCGGCGAGCGCGAGCACGCGGGGGGTCGCAAGCACCGCCACGTCACCGCAACCCATCGCGAGCGCGGTGTCGGCTTCGGTCACCTCGAGGCTGACGGTCGCGCGACGTCCTGGTATGCAGTCGGGGTGGTGATCGCTCATCGTGGGTGCTCCAGGCATGGCAGGTTCGCCGGTACTCCCGGCCGCTGGCAGTATGGACCGCATCCGGTGCTGGCCAATCATGCGCGCGCCGCCATCTGCGAGGAGTCCCATGTCCGGTCCGCTCGGGGTCATGTCGGTGATCCTGTTGGAGGCGGCCGTCGGCGGCGCCGTGGTGCTGTGGGCCAGCGGGGTCTGGGGCGCGGTCCGGCGGGGGTTCTTCGTCCTGACCGGGGTGACCCTCGCCCTCTGCGCGGTGGGAGCGTGGGCGATCACCCGCGGGCAGGTGGCAGGCCCGGAGGTGACCGCGCTCGGCGTGTTCGCCGCGCTCCTGGTCGTCTGGCAGGTCCTGCTCCTGGCCCGCCAGGAGGCCGTCTCCCGCGTGGTCGGCCTGGCCGGGACGGCAGCCGGCCTGGTGGCGCTCGCCATGTTCGGGCTGGCCCATGGGGTCAGCCCGGGGCTGGCGGTCGCGGAGCTCGCCCTGGGCGCGCTGTTCCTGGGTTCGACGTTGTTCGGGCTGCTGCTCGGGCACTGGTACCTCGTCGAGCGGCGCCTGACCAACGTCTACATGATCCGCGGGGCCTGGTGGTACATCGCCGGGGTCGTCGCCGCGGTGGGGGCGGCGGTGCTCTCGGCGCAGAACCCGCCGCCGGACCTGGGCGGGGGCTTCTCGCCCGTCCTGGTGGTACCGGGCTTCAGCGTCATGCTGGCGGTCGGCCTCGTGGCCGTCTGCGCCCTGATCGCCGGCTTCGTCTGGAAGCTCGCCAAGGAGGGCGGGCGCTCCATCCAGGCGGCCACCGGCATGTTCTACCTCGCGGTGATCATGGCCTTCTCCGCGGAGCTCTCCACCAAGTTCCGCTTCTTCTGAGCCGGCGGGGCCGGCGGGGCCGTGACCAGCGGGTGTTCTAACTTTGCGACCTCATTGTGAGGCCGGTTGACCCCACGGTTGACCCCAACCAGGGTTTCGCTGCGTCGGCAAGCGGACCGCTTGGTCCTCAATCTCTCTCCCCGCCCCTGTGGGCGGTCGCCGCCGGCCTGTGGACCGCCGATCAGCTCGAGGCAGCGATCGCCGTGATCGCCGCCATGGTCGGCAGTGAGGCCGCGCTCACCGACGTGCGCCGCCGCGCCACCCCGGGCGTCGACCCCAAGACCATCAACGCCCGCGGCGAGGTCGAGGCGCTGGTGCCCGTCACCGTGCTGCACGCCAGCTCATGCCCTGACCCCGCTGACCACGATGTTCCTGCGGGGTCGCTGGGGTGCTGTGATACTGCGCGTGAGCCTGTCGCTAGCGCTCACGGCCATCGGCCTGGCGACCGCCGTGGCGATCGCCACGCTGCTGTGGCTGACCCTGGACGCCAGCGATCAGCGGCGACAGGCCGCCGAGCGCGCCGAGGCGCGCACCACCGCCGCCGTCCAGTGCGTCGCGCGCTGCTGCTCGTGCACCCTGACGTCCGCGATACAGACGCTGTCGAGCGCCTGTGCGGCGCCGAGATCACCGAGGGAGTGCGCGAGCGCATGGCGACCCCGCGATGATCAGGCGGTGGCTTGTTGTTCGCACGCGCCCATGGCGGGCTACGAGGGGGCCACGCATGGCGGACACCGGGAACCTGCAGCTGCCGAGCCACCCGAGGGCGGCGACTAATGGTTCCGACGGCGGCCGGCGGGCGACCGCGAAGGCGGCGGTGGAGTACGAGAAGCCATGAAGACGGTCCCCTCGTGCACCACCAACTTCGGATCGGGCTTCTTCGAGGCAGACAGAGATCCGTCTGGCAGGACGAACTGGTGCACGCGCGCGACGATCTGCCCCTTGGACCAGTAGCAAACTTCCTCGCTGACCGTTCCGGACGGCTGACCGGAGGAGTCCCGCGGCCGGCCGCGCGCCTCCACCAAGGCCTGGAGTTCGCCAGCGAGCGCACGCTCATAGAACCGCTGCTCGTTGAACAGCCGGCGGAGTTCCTCAGGGGAGACGATGACCGGCCAGCCCTGGGTGGTGTCGCTCA carries:
- a CDS encoding ribulose bisphosphate carboxylase small subunit gives rise to the protein MHITQGTFSYLPEFTDEEISKQIQYAIDQGWAVAVEFTDDPHPRNFLWDMWGLPMFEIEDASAGLYEIKECRKAYPNHYIRATFYDATLGRQTTALQFIVNRPPEEPGFRLERQEDRDRVIRYTLHSYATERPKGERYSNGSGS
- the cbbX gene encoding CbbX protein, which produces MVSKNQAENKDSDSRAGFGMSQSRSGAPPGQDPEDTVETLGDDELVDLQAELKESNTDEVLERLDRELVGLVPIKTRIREIAALLLVDRLRNRYGLASTRPSLHMSFTGSPGTGKTTVAMRMAELLHRLGYIRKGHLVSVTRDDLVGQYVGHTAPKTKEVVKRAMGGVLFIDEAYYLYREDNERDYGQETIEILLQMMENEREDLVVILAGYKDRMDSFFQSNPGMGSRIAHHLDFPDYDIDELLAIGDLILEQENYELTDEARTLFHEYLERRKGQPRFANARSVRNALERARLRQASRLLSSTSEKVGKDDLVRILPEDIASSRVFNESDEVGEAGEATTDDADADQADAS
- a CDS encoding cupin domain-containing protein, producing MGPSDGPAGFEPAAVDLRDYVDFQESGPLSRRVFATDVVAVDLVGFEPQQVIAAQVLRTADVIYTVVGGRAWVVTDDAEVTLEPLQSVLIPAGVAHGVRNDAPDPLILQVVVSPPEDLPTPLTGPVEAPAADAGDAPTRSLLHRVRRALGG
- a CDS encoding leucyl aminopeptidase; amino-acid sequence: MPTFQYTQQSPTAVQADAVVVFAAAGDGRAILGADAVALARELDSDLDVWLAGVAFDGELGAVARLPLRDRAGAGVLMVVGLGIADEVTVDTLRKAAGVAVRNAAKDSTVALVAPGDYTAGEQAAAVAQALTEGAALGAYAFTEYRSKNPDTPSLEAVVVLAGEGVDPDAVEAGLAVGQATAAGVVLARDLVNTPPGAKRPPALADRIAEVAKAADLKAKIFDGKALAKGGFGGIIGVGQGSSEPPRLVELTYDPARSKGHVVLVGKGITFDSGGLSLKSSTAMKTMKMDMSGAAAVVGAMSVLARLKVRTKVTGLVALAENMPSGDAIRVSDVLTHYNGTTVEVMNTDAEGRLVLADALAYGAEREPDAMIDVATLTGAQVVALGNKIAAIMGTDEALVSALRDAAEQTGEQLWPLPLPAEYAEQLKSDVADLRNVGKAREAGAIVAGLFLKEFTAGQPWAHLDIAGPAFSDDGDAFFTSKGGTGMAVRTLVRYLQDLT
- a CDS encoding hotdog domain-containing protein, with amino-acid sequence MSDHHPDCIPGRRATVSLEVTEADTALAMGCGDVAVLATPRVLALAEQAAVQALGTCLPEGKTSVGAWVELEHLLPSHAGQTVQAEAVLMGVHGRRLEFSISVTSDGAEVAHCRHHRVLVSRSRFVST